One window of the Magnolia sinica isolate HGM2019 chromosome 19, MsV1, whole genome shotgun sequence genome contains the following:
- the LOC131235555 gene encoding WD repeat-containing protein ATCSA-1-like, whose protein sequence is MWKEVGHREKGRIRPQSFANRIRSKRVAAIELSNRKEIVSPHRGAVNTLQVDLTEGRYLLSGASDGSAAAFDVQRATGYEGGGLVAKHKPLFVIDKQHQQGHKYAISSVVWYPIDTGLFITASFDHCINVWDTNTTQVVMNFKMPGKVHGTAMSSLAASHMLIAAGTEDVQVRLCDIASGAFTHTLSGHRDGVMAVEWSTSSEWVLMTGGCDGAIRFWDIRRAGCFRVLDQSLSQLGRRPPLLEKTPKKGLASQSSLASQSSSVKARIPQKRTGFGSSSKHFPTLFKGQSQSKGHPGLMSNRDRATAHYGAVTGLKATPDGMYLLSSGSDSRIRLWDIESGCNTLVNFEATRLQTSKGIQLAVAGDSSLVFVPCISTVKAFDVWSGRTSRTFRGHYECVNCCWFSSQDQELYTGSNDRQILVWSPSCLDAELEGAVEGQMLSSDCDNWSD, encoded by the exons ATGTGGAAGGAGGTGGGCCATCGAGAAAAGGGGAGGATCCGTCCCCAATCCTTCGCCAATCGCATCCGTTCAAAACGTGTGGCCGCTATCGAGCTTTCCAACCGCAAGGAAATCGTCAGCCCTCACAGAGGCGCTGTCAACACTCTCCAg GTTGATTTGACGGAGGGGCGATATCTATTATCTGGTGCATCTGATGGATCTGCTGCTGCGTTCGATGTTCAACGTGCCACAGGTTATGAGGGAGGTGGCCTGGTTGCAAAGCACAAACCTCTCTTTGTCATTGACAAGCAACACCAGCAGGGACATAAATATGCCATATCGTCTGTTGTTTGGTATCCCATCGACACAGGTCTTTTCATTACAGCTTCATTTGACCATTGCATCAATGTCTGGGATACAAATACAACTCAA GTGGTAATGAATTTCAAAATGCCAGGAAAAGTTCATGGGACAGCCATGTCTTCACTTGCTGCATCTCACATGCTAATTGCTGCTGGAACTGAAGATGTTCAGGTTCGTCTGTGCGATATTGCTTCTGGGGCATTCACTCATACGTTGTCTGGTCACCGTG ATGGAGTAATGGCTGTTGAATGGTCTACATCTAGTGAGTGGGTTTTGATGACTGGGGGGTGTGACGGCGCAATTCGTTTCTGGGACATTCGACGTGCTGGTTGTTTTCGTGTTTTAGATCAGTCTCTATCTCAACTTGGGAGACGGCCACCTCTTCTCGAGAAAACTCCAAAAAAA GGGCTTGCATCACAGTCGTCGCTAGCAAGCCAGTCTTCTTCTGTAAAGGCCAGGATACCACAGAAAAGAACGGGTTTTGGCAGCAGTTCCAAACATTTCCCAACCCTCTTCAAAGGTCAAAGTCAATCCAAGGGACACCCCGGGTTGATGTCCAATCGTGACCGTGCAACAGCTCATTATGGTGCTGTGACTGGGCTGAAAGCAACACCAGATGGCATGTATTTGCTTAGTTCAG GATCGGATTCAAGAATAAGGTTGTGGGATATTGAATCTGGTTGCAACACATTGGTGAATTTTGAAGCCACACGGCTGCAAACTAGCAAAGGAATACAGCTTGCTGTTGCTGGAGACTCATCACTCGTTTTTGTTCCATGTATATCTACTGTCAAG GCATTTGATGTGTGGTCTGGTAGGACGTCCCGCACATTTCGCGGCCACTATGAATGTGTTAACTGTTGCTGGTTTAGTTCACAGGATCAG GAGTTGTACACAGGGAGCAATGACAGACAGATTCTTGTCTGGTCTCCATCCTGTTTGGATGCAGAACTG GAAGGAGCAGTGGAAGGACAGATGTTATCGTCAGACTGTGATAACTGGAGCGACTGA